The following nucleotide sequence is from Stanieria sp. NIES-3757.
GCGACTGACTCCACTACCATCGACGGTTTTTGCGACTAGATTCGTTATTTTAGTAGTCGTTGCTCCTGGAAATTCTAGTTCTTCAATTGGCAATAAAAAGATAGTTTGAGCCGTACCCGACTCGATGGGAAAGTCAGTATTGTAAACTACTCGCGAGGCATCCCCCAACCCAATATAGGCAATCGCTTCATCGGTTGCTGAAAAATCAATTACAGCAATTCTACCTGGATTGATAGAAACTTTTATACTATTGGCGAGCGCTGTTGCTTGACTGACCTGCTGATAGTTTAAATTTGCCACTACATTCGATTCTGCTGCCAATACCGATGCTTGAATTTGAAGCACTCCACTCATAGCTGCCGTACTTGCAGCTAATAGGGGAAGATAAAAAGTTAGATTGAATAGTTTTAAGAATTTCATGCGTCTAATGAATGGGTCGATTGATAAAAGTTAATGGTGTTTTAAGGCAGAAGGCAGGAGGACGGGGCGTATGAACGCCTGAATGCGATTCAGGCGACAGCCCCTCCAGAGGGCAGAAGGTAATATAATTTTTTTACTTCAAACTTTTCTACTTCAAACTTCTGACTATGAGTTACAGAGAACAATTTATTTGGAAACGTGGAATTCAACTATCGGTCAATTGCTACAAGCTAACCGAGCATTTCCCCAAATCCGAACTTTATGGATTAACAAGTCAAATCAGGAAATCGTCTGTTTCCGTACCCTCGAATATTGCCGAGGGTTATGGAAGAAGGTCTAAAAATGAATACATTCAATTTCTTCATATTGCCTTGGGTTCTTTACGAGAATTAGATACACAGTTGATAATTGCTAGAGAAGTAGGATTGGCTGAAGCAAAGCTTTTTACCCCAGTAATAAATGAAGTAGAAGAAATGCAGAAAATTATGGTATCTACCTTGAACAAACTTAAAACTTAAAAACCTTCTGCCCTCTGCCTCCTGCCTTCTCAAATTCCCAGAAAAATCCAGTTATCGCGCTGGAAACTAAAGAATGGAATGGG
It contains:
- a CDS encoding S23 ribosomal protein; the encoded protein is MSYREQFIWKRGIQLSVNCYKLTEHFPKSELYGLTSQIRKSSVSVPSNIAEGYGRRSKNEYIQFLHIALGSLRELDTQLIIAREVGLAEAKLFTPVINEVEEMQKIMVSTLNKLKT